The Ignavibacteriales bacterium genome includes a window with the following:
- a CDS encoding class I SAM-dependent DNA methyltransferase: MSHNISGVIKSIRDIMREDRGVSGDGQRIEQLAWMLFLKIFDDNDKDLELRKDTYKSPIPKKYQWRHWAENTEGITGDELSKFVDQELFPALRELRPATKRAYLVREAFEGNNNYMKSGTNIRKVLNKLDELDFNVATERHLFGEMYETILRELQNAGDYGEFYTPRAVTQFMTDMVNPKLGEVVFDLACGTGGFLTCTIEHLKKQIKNVHDRRILQETVRGNEYKPLPYLLAITNLLLHDIEEPDITYIDSLGRELTSYKERERVDVILANPPFGATVSNNNEKNFPQTYRTKESADLFLILFVHLLKDGGRAAIVLPDGSLTGEGIKQRIREKLLTDCNLHTIIRLPNSVFQPYATVATNLLFFTKGKPTKEVWYYQHRLPEGQKAYNKTRPIQLKEFDPIKKWWKKREESEICWKVNIDTIKERGFDLDIKNPTVVEEELEFTSGELIEKIQESFRMSSEILNQLKSR, from the coding sequence ATGTCCCACAACATTTCCGGTGTAATTAAATCTATCCGTGACATTATGCGTGAAGATCGTGGCGTAAGCGGCGACGGTCAACGCATTGAGCAGCTTGCTTGGATGCTCTTCTTAAAAATCTTTGACGATAACGACAAGGACCTTGAACTGAGGAAGGATACCTACAAATCTCCTATTCCAAAGAAATATCAATGGCGTCATTGGGCGGAAAATACCGAAGGAATAACGGGGGATGAGCTTTCAAAATTTGTCGATCAGGAATTGTTTCCAGCACTCAGGGAGTTAAGGCCTGCAACAAAACGTGCATATTTAGTGCGCGAGGCGTTTGAAGGCAATAACAACTACATGAAGAGCGGTACCAACATCCGTAAGGTGTTGAACAAACTTGATGAACTTGATTTTAATGTTGCTACTGAACGGCATCTGTTCGGTGAAATGTATGAAACCATACTGCGTGAATTGCAAAATGCCGGAGATTACGGCGAGTTCTATACACCACGTGCAGTAACGCAGTTTATGACGGATATGGTGAACCCGAAACTTGGCGAAGTGGTGTTTGACCTCGCGTGCGGAACAGGCGGATTTTTAACCTGCACCATTGAGCATTTGAAGAAGCAGATCAAGAATGTTCACGACAGACGGATACTGCAAGAGACTGTCCGCGGCAATGAATACAAACCGCTTCCATATCTGTTGGCTATTACCAACCTTCTCCTTCACGATATTGAAGAGCCGGATATTACTTACATCGATAGCTTGGGAAGAGAACTGACGAGTTACAAAGAAAGGGAGCGTGTAGATGTTATTCTTGCGAATCCGCCGTTTGGTGCAACGGTTTCCAACAATAATGAAAAGAATTTTCCTCAAACGTACAGAACAAAAGAGAGTGCCGATCTTTTTCTCATTCTCTTCGTTCATCTGCTTAAAGATGGAGGACGTGCGGCGATTGTATTGCCGGATGGTTCGTTGACAGGTGAGGGCATAAAACAACGTATCCGTGAGAAACTGTTAACCGATTGCAACCTCCATACCATTATACGATTGCCAAACTCCGTATTTCAACCCTATGCAACAGTAGCGACCAATTTATTGTTCTTCACGAAAGGTAAGCCGACAAAGGAGGTTTGGTATTATCAACACCGATTACCAGAAGGGCAAAAGGCATATAACAAGACACGACCGATACAGTTAAAAGAGTTTGATCCGATAAAAAAATGGTGGAAGAAACGAGAAGAGAGTGAGATTTGTTGGAAGGTTAATATTGATACAATCAAAGAACGTGGATTTGATTTGGATATAAAGAATCCAACGGTTGTTGAGGAGGAATTAGAATTTACGAGTGGTGAATTGATTGAGAAAATTCAAGAGTCATTTAGGATGTCATCTGAAATATTGAATCAACTAAAATCAAGATAG
- a CDS encoding PQQ-binding-like beta-propeller repeat protein — protein sequence MRSIFHLTIVSIILASCLTGLMTDISFAASQNNNSNSQANPILWEFKTNGAIYTAPLVYNGMVFVGSLDSNFYALDAQTGNERWRFATGSPIRSNAAIWNSIICFESGNILYALNSQGKQIWKFTLYGDKLIDQYVSYDYFHSSPKIVNDIAFIGTDQGLVYGIDMKTGSQTFICQTTRKSGIRVSPAVSGNMVIFGDWYGVMYAYDITTGNKVWEFDTHSVYNCPYGNAINTPPIVHDNTVFFAGISSTIFSINAGTGVRNWSWKDPRTNENLFLVGGPVVSDSLIYIGGSSQHNAKAFNTLTGRFVWECKVDFRIFNSPTVDSSFIVLGTGDTFDGNAYGSLIAIDKCSGIVKARLRIANGINSIPVSADGKIFFGDNRGYVYALDRQLFYESGAPVIDVGADIIQLDTVSLKNEVIDTSFIVANTGTGSDSITVAMGNGIIPDSCITITPMKFYAAPQSSSTVHIHIRTSGLRAKTYNKYFSLNSKYFENIFGYPKQLRVTLAQPTGIRDFNDNIPRSGSLEQNYPNPFNPSTVIRYQLPSACYVSLKIFNIIGQELMTLVDGYKKAGNYSQLFSSTSEIPSGIYFYRIQAGEFQATKKMIIMK from the coding sequence ATGCGCAGTATTTTTCATTTAACAATTGTATCAATCATTCTGGCTTCTTGCCTCACTGGCCTGATGACAGACATCAGTTTTGCTGCAAGTCAAAATAATAATTCGAATTCACAGGCGAATCCTATCTTATGGGAATTCAAAACAAACGGAGCTATTTACACTGCACCTCTTGTTTATAACGGCATGGTCTTTGTCGGAAGTCTGGATAGTAATTTTTATGCACTTGATGCTCAAACAGGAAACGAGCGATGGCGCTTTGCTACGGGTAGTCCGATTCGTTCGAACGCAGCGATCTGGAACTCCATCATATGCTTTGAAAGCGGCAACATTCTTTATGCCTTGAATTCTCAGGGCAAACAGATATGGAAGTTTACATTGTATGGTGATAAGCTCATCGATCAGTACGTATCGTATGACTATTTCCATTCTTCCCCGAAGATTGTAAATGATATTGCATTCATCGGTACCGACCAAGGACTTGTGTATGGCATTGATATGAAAACAGGTTCGCAAACATTTATATGTCAAACGACCCGGAAGAGTGGAATTCGCGTGTCGCCTGCGGTCAGCGGTAATATGGTGATCTTCGGAGATTGGTATGGTGTGATGTATGCCTACGATATCACTACAGGCAATAAGGTATGGGAATTTGATACGCATTCTGTCTATAATTGCCCGTACGGCAATGCGATTAATACACCTCCCATAGTTCACGATAATACGGTGTTTTTCGCCGGCATAAGCAGCACAATTTTCTCGATCAATGCTGGGACCGGGGTAAGGAACTGGTCCTGGAAAGATCCCAGAACGAATGAAAATCTCTTTCTTGTTGGCGGACCGGTCGTGTCGGATAGCCTGATCTATATTGGAGGATCTTCACAGCATAATGCGAAAGCGTTTAACACATTGACAGGCCGGTTTGTTTGGGAATGCAAGGTCGATTTTCGAATCTTCAACTCACCGACAGTCGACAGTAGTTTCATCGTTCTCGGAACCGGAGACACGTTCGATGGCAATGCATACGGTTCATTGATCGCGATCGATAAGTGTTCGGGAATTGTTAAGGCGAGATTACGGATTGCCAACGGCATCAATTCGATTCCCGTCAGTGCAGACGGTAAAATATTTTTCGGCGACAACAGGGGGTACGTGTACGCCCTCGACCGTCAGCTTTTTTATGAATCCGGTGCGCCGGTGATCGATGTGGGTGCTGATATCATCCAGCTGGATACTGTTTCGCTTAAGAACGAAGTTATTGACACATCCTTTATTGTCGCCAACACCGGCACCGGATCGGATTCGATCACGGTGGCTATGGGCAACGGCATTATTCCTGATTCGTGCATCACCATCACTCCAATGAAATTTTATGCGGCTCCGCAAAGTTCCAGCACGGTGCATATACACATTCGGACTTCAGGATTGAGGGCAAAAACATATAATAAATATTTCTCTCTTAATTCAAAATATTTTGAAAACATATTCGGATACCCGAAACAACTGCGGGTTACGCTTGCGCAGCCGACAGGCATTCGCGATTTCAACGATAATATCCCGCGATCCGGCTCACTTGAGCAAAATTATCCAAATCCGTTTAATCCATCGACAGTCATTCGTTATCAACTCCCTAGTGCCTGTTATGTGAGTCTAAAAATATTTAATATCATAGGGCAGGAACTTATGACATTAGTCGATGGCTATAAAAAAGCAGGGAATTATTCTCAACTCTTTAGTAGTACTTCAGAGATTCCCAGCGGTATCTACTTTTATCGCATTCAAGCAGGAGAATTTCAAGCAACGAAAAAGATGATCATAATGAAATAG
- a CDS encoding DEAD/DEAH box helicase family protein, translated as MASNIQNLSERDICTKFITPAIVKAGWDIQTQLMEEVSFTAGKIYVKGKLTCRGEKKRADYILYYKSNIPIAIVEAKDANNTVSGGIQQALVYSKILDIPFVFSSNGTGFYFHDKTASGESIEKTLPLDGFPSPDELWAKYKAYKGLQDPTVEKIVEQDYYPDSFDRKPRYYQQIAINRTIEAIAKGEKRVLLVMATGTGKTYTAFQIAYRLWKAGAKKRILFLADRTALIDQARRNDFRYFRDKMTVIKKKVVETQGKETLVSTHKRGIDSADKAYEVFLGLYQGLSSTDDNIKDAYKDFSADFFDLVIVDECHRGSAKDDSAWREILTYFSNATHIGLTATPKETDVTSNSEYFGEPIYTYSLKQGIDDGFLAPYKVVRIGLNVDLDGWRPPKGYLDKDGNPVEDRIYNRKDFDRNIVIDERRKLVAKKITEFLTGGTRFEKTIMFCVDIEHAQGMRNELVAVNSDLVAENDKYVMQITGDNNEGKMQLDNFTNPEEKYPVIATTSKLMTTGIDAQTCKVIVLDSNIQSMTEFKQIIGRGTRINEDYGKRYFTILDFRSVTDLFADKEFDGDPVKVKEVKEDDDISTVDAETNTEEIVIDEVSGKEVVFEKPKVKDALSEHSDKLHEKRKKIYVNNVDVSVLLIRETYFDEYGKPITSSLKDFTKQKIEHSFKSLDDFLQRWNSADRKEVLIEELKQQGILVDELQEAVNKDLDLFDIICHIAFDKPPLTRRERAENVKKRNYFTKYGNQARAVLEKLLEKYATEGIENLESMEVLKVPPFDEFGSVTQIISLFGNKENYLTAVKELEQQLYSSAA; from the coding sequence ATGGCGAGCAACATACAAAACCTTTCCGAGCGTGATATTTGCACTAAATTTATCACTCCTGCAATTGTGAAAGCAGGATGGGATATCCAGACTCAATTGATGGAAGAAGTTTCGTTCACTGCTGGCAAGATCTATGTAAAAGGTAAGCTTACATGTCGCGGCGAAAAGAAGCGCGCAGACTACATCTTGTATTATAAATCCAATATTCCGATAGCAATTGTTGAAGCAAAGGATGCTAATAATACTGTCTCGGGCGGTATCCAACAGGCGTTGGTATATTCTAAAATCTTAGATATTCCCTTCGTTTTCAGCAGCAATGGTACTGGATTCTATTTTCACGACAAGACCGCAAGCGGTGAATCAATTGAAAAGACACTCCCATTAGATGGTTTTCCGTCACCGGATGAACTGTGGGCGAAATATAAAGCATACAAAGGCCTCCAAGATCCAACAGTTGAGAAGATTGTTGAGCAAGATTATTACCCTGACAGCTTCGACCGGAAGCCACGTTATTATCAACAGATTGCCATTAATAGAACGATTGAAGCAATAGCGAAAGGTGAAAAGCGCGTTCTCCTTGTGATGGCGACTGGCACAGGAAAAACCTATACTGCATTCCAAATAGCTTATAGATTATGGAAAGCAGGTGCGAAGAAACGAATTCTATTCTTGGCCGACCGTACAGCGCTCATTGACCAGGCTCGCCGTAACGACTTCCGATACTTCCGAGATAAGATGACGGTGATTAAGAAGAAGGTAGTAGAGACACAGGGGAAGGAAACTCTTGTCTCGACTCATAAGCGCGGTATCGATAGCGCAGACAAAGCATACGAAGTATTTCTGGGCTTATATCAAGGACTTTCGAGCACTGATGATAATATCAAGGATGCATACAAAGATTTCTCCGCGGATTTCTTTGATCTGGTCATCGTTGATGAGTGTCATCGTGGAAGCGCTAAAGATGATAGCGCTTGGAGAGAGATACTTACTTATTTCTCAAATGCCACTCATATTGGATTAACTGCAACTCCAAAAGAAACAGACGTTACTTCCAACAGCGAATACTTTGGCGAACCGATTTACACTTATTCACTCAAGCAAGGTATAGACGATGGGTTTCTTGCTCCATACAAGGTTGTACGTATCGGTTTGAATGTTGATCTTGATGGATGGAGGCCGCCGAAGGGATACTTGGACAAAGATGGTAATCCTGTCGAAGATCGAATCTATAATCGTAAAGATTTTGATCGCAATATTGTTATTGATGAACGCAGAAAACTCGTTGCAAAGAAGATAACAGAGTTCTTAACGGGGGGAACTCGTTTTGAAAAGACTATCATGTTCTGTGTTGATATTGAGCATGCTCAAGGAATGCGTAATGAGTTAGTGGCAGTGAATAGCGATCTTGTTGCGGAAAATGATAAGTACGTTATGCAAATAACGGGAGATAATAATGAAGGAAAGATGCAGCTGGATAATTTCACTAACCCCGAAGAGAAATATCCTGTTATTGCAACAACGTCAAAACTCATGACGACCGGAATTGATGCACAGACTTGTAAAGTTATTGTGCTGGATAGCAACATTCAGTCTATGACGGAGTTCAAACAGATCATTGGGCGTGGTACCCGAATTAATGAGGACTATGGAAAGCGATACTTTACCATTTTGGATTTTCGCAGTGTGACAGATCTCTTTGCGGATAAAGAGTTCGACGGTGATCCGGTGAAGGTAAAAGAAGTAAAAGAGGATGACGACATTTCTACTGTCGATGCAGAAACAAACACTGAAGAGATTGTTATTGATGAAGTATCAGGAAAAGAAGTTGTCTTTGAGAAACCAAAGGTGAAAGATGCCCTTTCTGAGCATTCGGATAAACTGCACGAGAAACGAAAGAAGATTTATGTAAATAATGTTGATGTATCAGTTCTGCTTATTCGTGAGACCTACTTTGATGAATATGGAAAGCCAATCACATCAAGTCTGAAAGACTTTACAAAACAAAAGATTGAACATTCGTTTAAGTCACTTGATGATTTTTTACAACGATGGAATAGTGCTGACCGTAAAGAGGTATTGATTGAGGAATTGAAACAGCAGGGCATTCTCGTGGATGAATTGCAGGAAGCTGTGAACAAAGATCTCGATCTCTTCGATATTATTTGCCACATTGCATTCGATAAACCGCCGCTAACAAGGAGAGAGCGTGCGGAAAATGTGAAGAAGCGTAACTATTTTACAAAATATGGCAATCAGGCACGTGCAGTACTTGAAAAACTGCTTGAAAAGTATGCCACTGAAGGAATAGAAAATCTTGAATCGATGGAAGTTCTCAAAGTGCCTCCGTTTGATGAATTTGGTTCAGTAACTCAGATTATAAGTCTCTTTGGCAATAAAGAAAACTATCTTACCGCAGTTAAAGAATTAGAACAACAACTCTATAGTTCGGCAGCGTAA
- a CDS encoding helix-turn-helix domain-containing protein: MIINYECFQFYREIYAFCPDLFYLGVPIYFLAGPTFYFYIKSLAYSDFNLNKRHIIHALPFILTVIYFTGTFHIHSVETKQALLANHAFLSQSFWRYYNIAVHIHILIYNITSLFILKNYRAKIRQEYSSIQNINLSWLSVVLYGFLIAWCTSVFNFISRVLVLNISTSIDLINFLAFFIFYNYIFFKALIHPTIFSGVEEESRQKTPYLSKSVEKQYLNRLSQYMESEKPYLDPNITLIDLSRKILIPHRSLSEIINNTLGQNYYDFINTYRIKESQRLLSDTATQRKTILEILYEVGFNTKSSFNQAFKKHTGTTPTEYKRQRLMTN, from the coding sequence ATGATCATTAATTATGAATGCTTTCAATTTTATCGTGAAATCTATGCTTTTTGTCCGGATCTTTTTTACCTTGGTGTACCTATCTATTTCCTTGCAGGACCGACATTTTATTTCTATATCAAATCCCTGGCATATTCTGATTTTAATTTAAACAAACGGCATATTATTCATGCATTGCCGTTCATATTGACCGTAATCTATTTCACTGGTACGTTTCATATTCATTCTGTGGAAACGAAACAAGCATTACTTGCCAACCACGCATTCCTTTCTCAGTCGTTCTGGAGGTATTACAATATAGCCGTACACATCCACATACTTATTTACAATATTACCTCTCTTTTCATCCTTAAGAATTATCGGGCTAAAATAAGACAGGAATATTCTTCTATTCAAAATATAAATTTGTCTTGGTTGAGTGTCGTTCTCTATGGATTTCTTATTGCATGGTGTACAAGTGTTTTTAATTTTATATCGCGTGTACTTGTCTTAAATATTTCAACGAGTATAGATCTAATAAACTTTCTCGCTTTTTTTATTTTTTATAACTACATATTTTTCAAAGCCCTCATTCATCCTACAATATTTTCAGGTGTTGAAGAAGAAAGCCGGCAGAAAACTCCTTACTTATCAAAATCAGTAGAGAAGCAATATCTCAACAGATTATCCCAATATATGGAAAGTGAAAAGCCCTATTTGGATCCTAATATTACGTTAATTGATCTCTCGAGAAAAATATTGATCCCGCACCGCTCGCTATCGGAAATTATCAACAATACACTAGGTCAAAATTATTACGATTTTATCAATACATACCGTATAAAAGAATCTCAGCGCCTCCTCTCGGACACAGCGACACAGCGGAAAACAATCCTTGAAATTCTATACGAAGTCGGCTTTAATACAAAATCTTCTTTCAACCAGGCTTTTAAAAAACATACCGGTACGACTCCGACTGAGTACAAAAGACAGCGCTTAATGACGAATTAA